From the genome of Nicotiana sylvestris chromosome 1, ASM39365v2, whole genome shotgun sequence:
tatagaacaagcaaaaacaaactaagagatatagagagaaagagaggaagagagattcttatttcttcttcaattgtgtatttttcctatctattacaaggcctttatataggcataaaaagtgaagaaaatatgtcatggaatatgtcattgaacatacaaattatgtcattgaatatgtcattaagcattttagctaaagatcatggaagaagagtagacatccaccataatgtgatattcatcataacactcccccttggatgtccatagataatgtgccttgttaaaaactctctaaaaaaatattgggatgtacataattatttatgatatgcattgcttgctgcctcattaaaaaccttaccaggaaaacccagtgggacaaaactttggctaaggaaaagagtgcagcgtatagttactccccctgatgaaaaatcacttaatgtctcgaagacgacgcattccaatcttatatatcagcttttcaaatattgaggttggtaatgccttagtgaacagatcagccaaattatcacttgaacgaacttgttgtacatctatttcaccattcttctgaagatcatgagtgaaaaagaattttggtgaaatgtgttttgttctatctcctttgatatatcctcctttcaattgagctatgcatgcagcattgtcttcatacaatattgttggaatattctctttcgaagaaaaaccacatgtttgctgaatgtgttgagttatagatcttaaccaaacgcattctcgacttgcttcgtgaatggctattatctctgcatgatttgaagaagtagcaaccatagtttgttttgtcgaacgccatgatatggctgtacctccacttgtaaataaatagcctgtctgagatcgacctttgtgtggatcagacaaatatcctgcatctgcataaccaatcaatgatggcttggattcgtttgaataaaataaacccatatcaatggtcccttggaggtatctgaatatatgtttaataccattccagtgtctttgtgttggcgaagtactaaatcttgccaataaacttactgagaaagctatatctggtcgggaattattggcaagatacattaatgccccaattgcactaagatatggtacttcggcaccaagaagctcttcatcattttcatgaggtcggaatggatctttctttatatcaagtgatctcacaaccattggggtactcaatggatgtgctttatccatatagaatcgctttaaaatcttttcggtatatgttgattgatggacaaatattccatctttcatatactcaatttgtagaccaagacaaaattttgtctttccaagatctttcatttcaaattctttcttcaaacagtctactgtttttggaagctcctcaggagttccaatgatatttaaatcatcaacatacacagcgattataacaaattcagatccagacctttttataaagacacaaggacaaattggatcattcttgtacccttctttcaacaggtattcactcaggcgattgtaccacatacgacctgattgtttcaatccgtataaagatttctgaagctttattgaacaagtttctcgaaaacttttatatgcttctggcactttaaatccctcaggtactttcataaaaatttcgttgtctaatgatccatacaaataggctgtaacaacatccattagatgcatatcaagtttttcttgcactgccatatttatgagatacctgaaggtgatagcatccactacaggagaatatgtctccatataatcaattccaggcctttgggaaaacccttgtgccacaagtcgtgctttatatctaacgacttcatttttatcatttcgtttccgcacaaaaacccatttataccctactggctttatgccttcaggtgttcgaactatgggtccgaagacttcacgttttccaagtgaagttaactctgcctggatagcgtctttccattttggccaatcatttctctgtctacattcattgacagattttggttcaagatcctcatcttgttgcattatttcaacagcaacattataagcaaaaatgttatcgataacaacattatttcggttccatcttttcccggttgagacgtaacttattgatatctcttcattttcattattttcaggtacctggacctcccctaaggtcttatcatttgttacgtcttggggctcttcttgagccactacctccgtgttatgttcactttgatcatttgctccttttcttcttcgaggatttttatctttagaaccgattggtctaccacgtttcaagcatggcttagactcatttgctttaattaattgtcctgccgggatatcaactcgaattggttcattagcagctggaatatgtgacttggtcacccttggtaggtcagtgaatacatctggcaattgatttgcaatattttgcaaatgaataatcttttgaacctcttgttcacattgatttgttcgagtatctaaatgagacagtaataatgcattccaatctatattctttttcagctgcttattttctccccctaatgttggatatactgattcatcaaaatgacaatcagaaaatcttgccgtaaataaatctctagtcatcggctctagatattttataattgaaggagattcatatccaacatatattcccaaccttctttgaggacccatctttatgcgttgtggtggagcaattggaacatatatcgcacaaccaaagatcctaagatgggaaatatttggctcctgaccaaaagccaattgcaacggggagactttatgataacttgtaggccttatccgcacaagtgatgctgcgtgcaaaatagcatgaccccatactgaaatgggaagttttgttctcataagcattggtctagcaattaattggaggtgtttgatcaatgattctgctagaccattttgtgtatgaacatgagcaaccggatgctcaatggttatcccagttgaaatacaataatcattaaaggcttgggatgtaaactcaccagcattatcaagacggattgtcttaattgcataatctggaaactgtgctcttagctttattatttgagccaacaatctcgcaaatgccatattgcgagttgatagtaagcacacatgtgaccatcttgtagatgcatctatcaaaaccatataatatttgaatggtccacatggagggtgaatgggcccacatatatcaccttgtatacgttccagaaatgcaggggattccatcctaactttaatagttgatggtctaataattcattttccttgagaacatgcagcacaagagaattccttaaattgaagaattttctgattcttcattgcatgtccatgtgaattctcaattattttacgcatcatattagaaccaggatggcccaaccggtcatgccaaataataaaattatcttgattagtaaacttcttgtttactacggcatgtgtttcaatcctgctaatacttgtgtagtataagccggaggaaaaagcgggtaacatttcaagcacatatttcttaccggacgttattgtagtaatataaagatattcaatcttttcatcatttgtagtctcaatatgatagccattttggcgaatatctttgaaacttaataagtttctttgagatttactacaatatagtgcttcatcaatagccaaatttgttcctcctggtagtaataaattggctcttccagaaccttcaattaatcttgtactaccggatattgtattaacattcgcttctttcattaccaaataagagaaatatctcttatcttttaaaatagtgtgtgttgtagcactatccagaagacatatatcatctttattaatcttgagtccaactgaagactggggaattttcatattcttcataaaaaagacaaataatacatcataagaaatatgaaagacaagcaaaaaaaacattaagaaatacattagaaataTAGAAACTAGCAatacatgatgcattaggaaaatacactcaagaaaaaataaactagttgcaaacataaacataacaacttttataacttcattccccagtaagatgattcattcttcagtcaatatcctcaaagaagtctccaacttctaaatgagtaatatttgttaggccttcaaaatcatcatctttatatgcaggatgtgccttagaatcatatttatttgagggacctgcttcatcattattattttgaaaggtcaagtgtgcctccacattattttcttttttcttgagggaggcttgataaagtttgacaaaatgttctggcgtacgacaaatgcgcgcccaatgacctctcataccacatcggtgacacatactagctttaccttttgaatgattaatttgagaacccttattgttctccaatttatttccaccataatgacgataattgtttcgccccctgccacgtccacgtttacgaccatgtccacgaccacggtaattattttgttttctttcaaacttatcatatgttgctatagcattcacttccggaaatggagctgacccagtaggacgggcttcatgatttttcattaatagagtattattctgctcagccacaagtaggcatgtgattaactcagaatatttcttaaaacctttttcacggtattgttgttgtagcaccacatttgaagcgtgaaaagtagaaaatgttttttccaataagtcctcatctgtgatagtgtctccacataattttaatagagaacttactttaaagatagcagaattatactcacttacagttttaaagtcttgcaaccttaaatgtatccactcataccgagcttttggtaataccgtaagttttaggtggtcatatcgatccttcaaattaatccataattcaagtggatcttttactgttaaatattcagtttttaacccttcatgtaaatgatggcgaaggaaaatcatggctttcgctttatcctgatttgatgcttcatttccttgtataatcgtatttccaagacctttagcgtcgaggtgaatttcagcatcaaggacccatgataaatagttctttccggtgatgtcaagtgccacaaattcaagttttgataaatttgacatagtgaaaactatcataaaagatgaataagttagagaaataattataataataaacaattaatgaaacaaaTCGATTAAGgtaaaacaaatgaaaataaagCTATATCATGTtagcaatctactatttcattttattcatgCCATAAAATAGAAACTATATATTATTTCATTTCActatatattattgatatatatatatatatatatagaatttaACGTTTTATTAGTTGCAGTGACTAGATAATGTATACACTACATACATATGCATACATTTTTTTTAATGGTATTGTGTCAGGTGTGAAAAACAACatgataaacaaaaatatgaaaaagggaACAACAACATGAATGATGTAAATTATCAAAAATTGCAAAGAAAAATTTAGGTTGTAAGAATTAAGCATATGatatatgtactgccataaataaaatgattataatgatacatacctcaataaaatatggctcaacttagctggagttaagaataaaattagagcttcgtgctgataacgtgttatgaaatataacccaaaataacaatatagaacaagcaaaaacaaactaagagatatagagagaaagagaggaagagagattcttatttcttcttcaattgtgtatttttcctatctattacaagacctttatataggcataaaaagtgaagaaaatatgtcatggaatatgtcattgaacatacaaattatgtcattaagcattttagctaaagatcatggaagaagagtagacatccaccataatgtgatattcatCGTAACAATTTTATCTTTTTTCCCCTTATGTATTTGCTTTTTAGAATCCAAAAGTCACTTCTGTAAATACAACCAAAAGTCACGTTCTTTTCGTATTCTTTCTCCCACCTCTCCGTGACAATTCAGACAGCAGTTATGGTACACATAAAATTCCAAAGGCAAGTAAGTTCTAAGCAATTAATATCTTCCGTTTCgtaattttttttaatgattttgATCTTGttataatttaattaaaatataaaattattgttAAATCTATAAAATATCTTTTTATAATTctgaaatattaaaataatcaaatagtagatttattttttcaaaagatTGACCAAAAAGCTTGTATCGTGTAGTGTGTACAATTCAAGTTCCCTGAAAAAGTCAAATGACAATCACATATATGTTTGTTTTAGgcaaaaagtaaaaataagaaGTAACCACGGTGGCACCACAACAAAAAAACTAAtaacccgtttggccaagcttctaaaatcagtttattttgagaaatgtttttctcaaaagtacttttctaaaaaatactttttgtgagaagcagtttgtgtttggttaattaatttgaaaagcacttttgagcagtaaatagtatttggccaagcttttgaaagctgcttctaagtgtattttctcaaaagtgcttatCAGAAAAgcgcttttggagagaagctacttttttctgcttctccaaaactgcttcttcTCAAAAgcactttattttcttccaaaagcttggccaaacacctcaatttttggtcaaaagtacttttggccaaaaaaacacttttggcccaAGTTGATataagagctctaggttcataggagtcatgaatcacaagccggtttatttgagtcttgcggatcggtacggagacgtctgtacttatctgcgagaggctatgtaattgttaggaaaattccacttcatttgatttccttgtcgtgcgagatttttgatatcacaactcaaaacttctgtcttctattctctcacagatggtgaggacacatgctacccgagacgatcaggcacccacgccccctactgcagccattAGAGGctagggccggggtagaggccgaggatgcgcacgtggtgcagctagagcacccgcatgagctgccaccgaggtaccaccggtagttccagccggagtccaaaCACCTGATATGCCTATTGCTACTACTACTCCCGCACTTCAAGAGACTCTAGCAccgttcatgagcatgtacaccactttggcttagggagggttgcttccccttgctacatctacatctcaggctgggggaggagaacagactcccgccgcccgcactcttgagcagcgagtgcatgttgagcaggtccctaagattattctTGTACAACCTGTAATctgagatcagcccgaggacagggcagcggttccgaggatgagcagctgaggcttgagaggttcaagaagtacaagccttctgtattcagtggtctatcatcggatgatgctctgggatttctagacgcgtgttaccgcattctccgtaccatagtTATATTAGGTCAaacggggtttccttcactactttctagcttcgaggagctgcctatgagtggtggcacacctacgagttagacagtccggatgaggctgcttcactgacttggactcaattttcagatctgttcctgagagagtatgttcctcagagccttagggacgcatggcgcgtagagtttgtgcatttgcgccagggtgctatgactgtctcagagtatgctgtctgttacactagtttggctagacatgcaccagccttagtttctactgttcgcgagagggtttgccggtttattgaggggcttattcccaacatcaagtctagcatggctcgtgagttggagatggatatttcttatcagcaggtggtgagaattTCTATTaagattgagggtatgcatgctagggagagagaggagagggataccaagaggtctcgagagtcgggccattattctggtgctcgtgccccagctgcaggtcgtcatggtaggggttatatgagttaccctgttcattcagctcttccagcagtcAGTGGTATTCCAGtccctcctaggcctcaggagccttattatgcacctccggtttctagcgtgCTTCCTGCGTGGgctgctttcagaggtcagtctagcagacctggcccgagccagtcataatcgtcacgtcctcccagagcttgttttgagtgtggtgacatacgccatatggtgagggattgccccagacttgggaggggtgtacctccgcagacttctcagccacagggtgccccacagagttctcaggctatggttacagctccagttgctaccccacctgctcaaccagctagaggtgggggttggggaggtagaggtcgccctagagggggaggctaggccagatactatgccctttctGCCCATACCAAGGCTGTTGCCTCTGATTtagtcatcacaggtattatactggtttgtcatagaaatgcatcggttctattcgatccaggctccacttactcttatgtgccttcttattttgctccgtatttgggtgtacctcgggattctttgagttcccatgtttatgtttctactcctgtgggagattctcttgtggtggaccgcatttatcggtcgtgtttggttgctcttagtggttttgagaccagagccgatttattgttgctcagcatggtagattttgatattatcttgggcatggactggttgttgccccattatgctattcttgattgtcacgccaataCCGTGAGGCTAGCTATGTCAGGTGTactgcgtgttgagtggaggggtactttagatcacactcccagtagagttatttctttccttaaggctcggTGTATgttaagaaggggtgtgacgcatatctagcttatgtgagagatgtcagtattgataccccttcagttgattcagtcccaatagtacgagattttcccgatgtgtttccagctggtcttccgggcatgccgcctgatagagatattgattttggcattgatttattgccgggcactcagcccatttctatttctccgtatcgtatggctctttctgagttgaaggatcggttacaggaattgcttgataagggttttatccaACCCAGTGTATCACATTGGGATGctcatgtcttgtttgtgaagaaaaatgatatttctatgcgtatgtgtattgttTATTgccagttgaataaagttacagtgaagaaccgttatcctttgccccgtattgatgatctgtttgaccagcttcaaggtgcacgggtgttttctaagattgacttgcgcttaggttaccatcagttgaagattcgggagccagatatcctgaagactgctttcaggactcgatatgatCATtgtgagttccttgttatgtcatttgggctgaccaatgcccaacaacctttatgcatttgatgcatagtgtgtttcggccgtattttgactcgttcgtcattgtctttattgatgatattctggtgtattcccagagtcgggaagatcatgagcaacacctgaggacagtgcttcagaccttgagagaaaagaagttatatgctaagttctcgaaatatgagttttggttggattctgtggcattcttaggccacgtggtgtcgagtgagggtattcaggtggatccaaaggaAGTAGAGGTCGTGTAGAGTTggaccagaccatcctcaactacagagatccgtagtttccttggcttggcgggttattaccattgttttgttgagggattttcagcgattacagcccctatgaccagactgacccagaagggtattccattctagtggacggaagattgtgaggcgagatttcagaagctcaagacagctttgactacaaccccaatttatattgcctataggttcggggtcttacactatctattgtgatgcctcgaggattggccttggagcagtgTCGATATAGGATGGTAGAGTGAtggcctacgcgtccagacagttgaaggtacatgagaagaattaccctatccccgaccttgagttagctgccattgttcacgccctaaagatctggcatcattatttgtacggtgtgccttatAAGATTTATAccgatcatcggagcttgcaacacatgtttaagtaaaatgacctaaatttgtgccagaaaaggtggttagagttgctgaaggactatgatatcactatttttgtatcacccaggcaaggccaatatggtagtcgatgccttgagtcgctgggcagagagtttggcttatttactagcaTCAGAGAAGCCTatagcgatggatgttcaggtcttagctagccagtttgtgagattagatctttcggagcccagtcgggttctagcttgcgtggtttctcggtcttctttatttaATTGTATCAGCGAGCGTCAATATCATGACCCTCatctgcttgtcctcaaggacaaggttcagcacggtgataccaggaatgtgactattggtgatgatggggtattgaggatgtagggtcggatttgtgtacccaatattgatgggcttcgggagttgattctggaggaggcccatagttcgcggtattccatttatccgggtgtcgcgaagatgtatcaggatttgagacagcactattggtggaggcggatgaagaaagacatagttggatttgtagctcggtacctcaactgtcagcaggtgaagtatgagcaccagagaccagtgagttgcttcagcagatagagattccggaatggaagtgggagcggatcaccatggactttgtagttgggctcccacggactttgagaaagttcgatgctacttgggtgattgtggatcggctgaccaagttcgcacacttcattcctgtgtgtactacttattcctcggagtagttggcggagatttatatccgagagttTGTTCGTATGCatggtattccaatttccatcatttccgataggggtactcagttcacatcacggttctggagggccgtttagcATGATTTGGGTACTCGgatggagttgagtacaacatttcaccctcagaaggatggacagtccgagcgcactattcagattcttgatgatatgctctgtgcatgtgtgattgagtttggagggtcttgggatcatttcttgccattggcggagtttgcttacaacaacagctattagtccaacattcagatggcaccgtataaggccttatatggtaggcggtgtaggtccccggtgggttggtttgagccgggtaaggccAAATTATTGGGTGCAgtcttggtacaggatgctttggataaggttaaggtgattcaggatagactccgtacggcccagtctagacagaagagctacgtcgaccggaaggttcgtgatgtttcctatatggttcgagagcgggttctgcttcgagtttcgcctatgaagggtgctatgagatttgggaagaatgagaagttgagtccgaggtttattgacccttttgagatattgaggcgtgttggggaggttgcttataagcttgccttacctcccagcttagcaggagttcatccggtatttcatgtttctacgctctggaggtatcacggtgatccgtcgtatgggttggatttcagttcagtccagttggacaaggatctatcttatgttgaggagctagtggcaatattggacaggtaggttagaaagttgaggtcaaagaacattgcatcaataaaggttcagtggcggggtcagtcggtcgaggaagcgacctgggagaccgagcagggtATGCACAGCttttaccctcatcttttcactacttcaggtatgtctctatactcgttcgaggacgaatgaatgtttaagtgtaggatgATGTGACGAtttggccggtcgtcttaagaattaacgtcctgatcccctattaactgctttccccgtatttatttctactattttgatttgccgggatgttcggttttgagtttcagagagttttgggacacttagtcccttaatgagagcttaagttttggaaacttgaccgtagtcggaacagtgtgaagatgacctaggaatggaattctgatggttccgttagctccgttgggtgatttcgggtttaggagcgtgttcggatggtattttggaggtccatagataatttaggctttaaatgctgaaagttgaatttttgaagtttttggttcgatagtgagattttgatccgagggtcagaagaattccggaagttggagtagcttcgtagtgttgaatgtgacgtgtgtgcaaaatttcaggtcattcgggcgaggtttgatggactttttgatcgaaagagtattttgagagtttttgaagttcttaggcttgaatccgatgctaaattggtgttttgatgttgttttgagcgttccaaaaattggaacaagtttgaatgatgttttaggattggttggcatgtttggttgaggtcccgggggcctcagatgtgtttcggatgctcaacgggtcacttttggaacttagaaaatttGTAGAAAATGCTGCAGCAGTCAgttttggtttccttcttcgcattcgcgagtggtttctcgcgttcgcgaagaggacaTGGGGCTGGTGAGGATTTatgctttgcgttcgcgaagtgtCTCCCATGTTCGCGAAGCTGGGAGTTCTATACCTACGTGTTCGCGATGGCTTTCCCGCGTTTGCTTAGGAGGAGGAAGTTTTGAATCGCGTTCACGTCCCTGTTAACGTGTTCACGATGAAGAAATCTGGGCCCAAGTGAAATTGTGCTTTGTGAATGCGAGGGGCCTTCCGCGTTCccgaagaaggaaatacctgggcagtatttaaatagcccatccgcgacccttcttcatttttccaccatttttgaatgggattgaagcttttgagggtgatttttgaggaaaccaaaggggaatcacttggaggtaacatttttgacttcataactcatttatatgtgattaaaggcctaattagtggtgaaaatgggtaattaaggcttgagattaagaacataggtatttgaggggtcaattgaactccgatttaaGTGTTCTTgctatgtatagactcatgagagtacgaggtttttaGAAATAGAAacttcacccgattccgagacgtgggcccgaggggcgttttggtcattttacctaatttcacgtattagcttagaatttctttgtggaatcagttacatgaaatgttatttacgttatgcaattgaaatgaattgatttgagccatttggagtcgagtactcgtggcaagaacgttgtttcgggttgacttttgagccggttcgaggtaagtggcttgcctaaccttgtgtgggggaccttccccttaggatttggtattattgttaattgaaatgccttgtgcgtgaggtgacgagtgcgtacttgtgataattattgaaaaatcgattttcattaagtaattactagtatgtttccttctCTTTTTATATTATTTGcactttaagcctgttgttagcgtagaaaagcatgtctaagtgatttaattgctttatttgctcaaactgctctacctgaattctgtgcagcatgctagactagaattacttgtttgccttaatatggaaTTAACATTTGCTGATTATTTATctattgctgctgtgtatttacattggaactatggatgtgggattccggtagatcccccttgtctgtttatttgggactacgaatgtgagattctggtagatccccctgcacagttatatggaacttcaggactgcacccggtagattctcctagtactgggtatttatatttgggactacgaaacgggattccggtaaattcccgcacactat
Proteins encoded in this window:
- the LOC138879594 gene encoding uncharacterized protein; protein product: MSNLSKLEFVALDITGKNYLSWVLDAEIHLDAKGLGNTIIQGNEASNQDKAKAMIFLRHHLHEGLKTEYLTVKDPLELWINLKDRYDHLKLTVLPKARYEWIHLRLQDFKTVSEYNSAIFKVSSLLKLCGDTITDEDLLEKTFSTFHASNVVLQQQYREKGFKKYSELITCLLVAEQNNTLLMKNHEARPTGSAPFPEVNAIATYDKFERKQNNYRGRGHGRKRGRGRGRNNYRHYGGNKLENNKGSQINHSKGKASMCHRCGMRGHWARICRTPEHFVKLYQASLKKKENNVEAHLTFQNNNDEAGPSNKYDSKAHPAYKDDDFEGLTNITHLEVGDFFEDID